From the genome of Haloplanus sp. XH21, one region includes:
- a CDS encoding DUF6036 family nucleotidyltransferase produces MRARFDSSYIRSELERIGEQLDDPLTVFLIGGGAMAFQDLKTTTKDIDLIVASGDDLGQLQAVLLELGYDIVREPDEEYEALGAQRILENDDGCRIDIFHQQVIDKLVLSDGIRKRSERYLNPSNLVVELVSPEDIFLFKAVAGRVDDIEDMFSLLQTDLDFDVVEAELAAQIDLLDQELFVTYVNEALADLTEQHNVRTPLHEPVAEITERVYEELEVLHALDEPKSMPALQQELDYTTVELQDIVSRLEEKDAVKGTADRIERLSTTI; encoded by the coding sequence ATGAGGGCGCGATTCGACAGTTCGTACATTCGGTCGGAACTCGAGCGCATCGGCGAGCAGCTAGACGACCCGCTCACTGTCTTCTTGATCGGCGGTGGGGCAATGGCGTTCCAGGATCTCAAGACCACTACCAAGGATATCGATCTCATCGTCGCATCCGGTGATGATCTCGGGCAACTCCAAGCAGTACTGCTCGAACTTGGTTACGATATCGTTCGGGAACCGGACGAAGAATACGAAGCGCTCGGTGCTCAGCGAATCCTCGAGAACGATGATGGGTGTCGAATCGACATCTTTCACCAGCAGGTTATCGATAAACTGGTTCTTTCTGACGGGATTCGGAAGCGCAGCGAGCGGTACCTCAACCCCAGCAACTTGGTGGTCGAACTCGTGAGCCCAGAGGACATCTTCCTATTCAAGGCGGTCGCCGGACGGGTGGACGATATCGAAGATATGTTTTCGCTGCTGCAGACTGACCTCGATTTCGACGTCGTCGAAGCAGAACTCGCCGCGCAGATCGACCTCTTGGACCAAGAGCTATTCGTGACGTACGTGAACGAGGCGTTGGCCGATCTCACCGAGCAACACAACGTGAGGACACCCCTGCATGAGCCGGTCGCGGAGATTACAGAGCGCGTATACGAGGAACTCGAAGTGCTTCACGCCCTCGACGAACCGAAATCTATGCCTGCCCTCCAGCAGGAACTCGATTACACCACGGTTGAACTACAGGATATCGTGAGTCGTCTCGAGGAGAAAGACGCAGTCAAGGGAACCGCTGATCGCATCGAGCGTCTTTCGACGACGATCTGA
- a CDS encoding transcription initiation factor IIB translates to MATRDIYETAFDEDVQTESSANQCPECDGRVTTNAIETVCEECGLVIDEQRIDHGPEWRGFDDERERTGAPLTAARHDRGLSTEIGRRTDANGNELSGQKRRRLSRMRREQTRGRFQSKAERNLAHGLSEVRRISSTLELSETIRDQACQLFRSAQNEDLLQGRSIEAMAAASVYGACRCNGRPRTLDDITESARVEQSRVTNAYTTLNTELGLPAQPVTPSAFVPRLASELDVSDQIRHRARQLAEASESTGATTGVRPSGFAAACLYKAGREDGRWLTQSDVAEVANVSVVTVRTHRDALDELAV, encoded by the coding sequence ATGGCAACCAGAGACATCTACGAGACGGCGTTCGACGAAGACGTCCAGACGGAATCGAGTGCGAACCAGTGTCCCGAGTGCGACGGCCGGGTCACCACCAATGCGATTGAAACCGTCTGCGAGGAGTGTGGGCTCGTCATCGACGAGCAGCGGATCGACCACGGGCCTGAGTGGCGAGGGTTCGACGACGAACGGGAGCGCACGGGCGCTCCGTTGACGGCGGCACGACACGATCGAGGGTTGTCGACGGAAATCGGCCGCAGAACCGATGCGAACGGGAACGAACTCTCAGGACAGAAGCGACGCCGGCTGTCCCGGATGCGGCGTGAACAGACGCGTGGGCGGTTTCAGTCGAAAGCCGAGCGCAACCTCGCCCACGGGCTCAGTGAAGTCCGTCGGATCAGTAGTACGCTCGAACTATCCGAGACGATCCGTGACCAGGCCTGCCAGCTCTTCCGCAGCGCTCAGAACGAGGACCTCCTGCAGGGCCGCTCAATCGAGGCGATGGCCGCCGCGAGTGTCTACGGAGCGTGTCGGTGCAACGGGCGGCCGCGAACCCTCGACGACATCACCGAGTCGGCGCGCGTCGAGCAATCGCGGGTGACGAACGCATACACGACGCTGAATACGGAACTTGGCCTGCCAGCCCAACCCGTGACGCCGAGTGCGTTCGTTCCGCGGTTGGCCTCGGAGCTCGACGTCTCCGATCAAATCCGGCATCGGGCTCGGCAGTTGGCGGAAGCATCCGAATCGACCGGAGCAACCACGGGGGTTCGACCATCTGGGTTCGCCGCAGCCTGTCTGTACAAGGCCGGACGCGAAGACGGACGGTGGCTCACCCAGTCGGACGTCGCTGAAGTAGCGAACGTCTCAGTGGTCACCGTGCGAACCCACCGCGACGCGTTAGACGAACTGGCTGTGTAA
- a CDS encoding DNA-binding protein, with product MSSNNATSNVVSVDEQAFEQADEQTVDEEDFPVVDETPEFRATVDMEVQAKVDSNHPDARINEGPDHLFGKTLEQEERIKAREAELEHISAQAGLSQQEGRAKRTRDIAAKRSAERRVKFQKRAASVNPMADPERDDPRAELTQEQLAAVNKQSMRLAEKLDGWSRAAIGRRLGEAVVGGKDLTSAVVGVFEELQTAPGTVIPIGKLEDVNRKEVSIEGRVEVLWDADSPAIAQVGLIADDSGKTKVTIWEKSDAPWIEEGEQVRIHKVARNWYEGRVSLAVTGWSTIMFPERGRWWE from the coding sequence ATGTCAAGTAACAACGCCACCAGTAATGTAGTTTCGGTCGATGAACAGGCATTCGAGCAAGCAGACGAGCAGACGGTCGACGAGGAAGACTTCCCGGTCGTCGACGAGACGCCGGAGTTCCGGGCGACGGTCGACATGGAAGTGCAGGCGAAAGTCGATTCCAACCACCCAGATGCGCGGATCAACGAAGGCCCGGATCACCTGTTCGGGAAGACCCTCGAACAGGAAGAGCGCATCAAGGCACGAGAGGCCGAGTTGGAACACATCAGTGCCCAGGCGGGACTCAGTCAGCAGGAGGGGCGTGCGAAGCGGACGCGAGACATCGCAGCGAAGCGAAGCGCTGAGCGGCGTGTGAAGTTCCAGAAGCGGGCAGCGAGCGTGAATCCGATGGCTGACCCGGAGCGAGACGATCCTCGTGCAGAGCTCACGCAGGAGCAGTTGGCGGCGGTGAACAAGCAGTCGATGCGGCTGGCGGAGAAGCTGGATGGCTGGTCGCGAGCAGCGATTGGCCGGCGGCTGGGTGAAGCCGTCGTCGGTGGGAAAGACCTAACGAGTGCAGTCGTCGGGGTGTTCGAGGAGTTGCAGACGGCCCCTGGGACGGTGATCCCCATTGGGAAGCTCGAGGACGTCAATCGCAAAGAGGTGAGCATCGAGGGTCGAGTCGAAGTACTCTGGGATGCGGACTCGCCGGCCATCGCTCAAGTCGGGCTGATCGCAGACGACAGTGGAAAAACGAAGGTGACGATCTGGGAGAAATCAGATGCGCCGTGGATTGAAGAGGGCGAGCAGGTGCGTATTCACAAGGTAGCCCGGAACTGGTACGAGGGACGCGTCTCACTGGCTGTCACTGGGTGGAGCACCATTATGTTCCCTGAGCGCGGTCGGTGGTGGGAATAG
- a CDS encoding winged helix-turn-helix domain-containing protein produces the protein MLTEAEVRALTVLHGEQTVSEFATQLDRSLSYTSELVDRLEATGLIETRRQGKTKQIRPSDAKALELLADITQEYSHIEWPELLSGATLRVLYYLETPRVAMELARRANIHRSTVHRALDPLQHRGIIYETDEDAYVLNEGFEQLSTLARELVHHDHRQTVEQHTDTYTILWESLDEFLVQTADEITAEDFLSTGPERFQTYDLPLLARDRRYYFHSETMNDLSPAMLCCHMLVIDSGARTQSYCLLLLSHVDVDRDELRDQATKYGVDDLVEDLLTYLDTSGEERASRLPEWEEFQELAADYGVSA, from the coding sequence ATGCTTACCGAAGCCGAGGTTCGCGCGCTCACCGTCCTTCACGGTGAGCAGACAGTCTCCGAATTTGCGACCCAGCTGGACCGCAGTCTCAGCTACACGTCTGAACTTGTCGATCGTCTCGAAGCGACCGGACTCATCGAGACGCGTCGACAAGGGAAAACAAAGCAGATCCGGCCATCGGACGCGAAAGCACTCGAACTCCTCGCAGACATCACCCAAGAGTATTCGCACATCGAATGGCCTGAACTGTTGTCGGGCGCGACGCTCCGCGTTCTCTACTATCTTGAAACACCGCGGGTCGCAATGGAGCTCGCACGCCGGGCCAACATTCACAGGAGTACCGTCCATCGCGCCCTCGATCCACTTCAGCATCGAGGGATCATCTACGAAACTGACGAGGATGCATATGTGCTGAACGAGGGATTCGAACAACTGAGTACGCTTGCTCGGGAACTCGTTCACCACGACCATCGCCAGACCGTCGAACAACACACCGACACCTACACCATTCTCTGGGAGTCACTCGACGAGTTCCTCGTCCAGACCGCAGATGAGATTACCGCCGAGGACTTCCTTTCGACGGGGCCAGAGCGTTTCCAGACCTACGACCTGCCCCTTCTGGCCCGCGACCGTCGGTACTATTTCCATTCAGAGACGATGAATGATCTCTCGCCGGCGATGCTGTGCTGTCATATGCTCGTGATCGATTCGGGCGCACGTACCCAGTCATACTGTCTGCTCCTGCTCAGCCACGTTGACGTCGACCGTGACGAACTGCGTGACCAAGCCACAAAGTACGGCGTCGACGATCTCGTCGAGGACTTGCTCACGTATCTCGACACGAGTGGCGAGGAGCGGGCATCTCGACTTCCCGAGTGGGAGGAGTTCCAAGAATTGGCTGCGGACTACGGGGTGTCAGCATGA